From the Agromyces laixinhei genome, the window GGCTCGGGTCTCATGACGACCCCCGCCATGCCCCCGACCGCCCCGGCCCGATTCAGGCCGGCGATCACTCCGGGGCGCCGGGTGGCGGCCGTGCTCGCCTCCGCGGCCGCCGTCGCGTTCGCCGCGATGCTCGTGTCGCTGCTCGCGTTCTTCATCGGCAGCGGGCAGTCGCCGCAGGTGCTCGGCCAGGTGTTCGGGCACTTCGCGCTTGCCGCGTTCGTGGTGTGGATGCTCCTGTCGGTCGCGAACGCGGTGGGGGCGACGCGGGCCTGGTTCTTGACGCTCATCACGGGTTTCGCCTCGGGATGCCTCGCTGCGCTGCTTGCGACGAGCGTCACGGCCAGTGCCGCGGGCAACACCTTCTCTGGAGCGATCGTGCTCTTCGTGATCGGTTCGCTCGTCAGCCTCAACCTGATCTTCATCCTCGCGGTGATCGTCGGTGAGATGCTGCTCGCCCCCGTGGTCTTCCGGCGGATTCTCGACTATGCGCCCGCGGCGACCGACCGGCGCATGGCGCTCGTGCGCATCCCCGCCTCGAATCTCGATGAGGCCGTGCTGACCCATCGCGACCGGAAGCCCACCGACCAGGCTCTCGCAGACAAGCAGTGGGACAACTACTGTGCAGCCCTCGTCGCCGAGGGCTGGGAGACCATCGAGGTCGATGCGGCGCCCGATCTCGCCGACTCGGTCTTCGTCGAGGACATGGTCGTGCTGTTCGGCGATCTCGCCGTGCTCGCGAGCCCCGGCGCCGAGTCCCGCCGCCCCGAGATCGAGGCGATCGAGCGCGCGGTGCGCGCCGTGCCGGGCCTGACGGTCACGCGCATCCAGCTGCCGGGCACGCTCGACGGCGGCGACGTGCTGAAGGTCGGATCGACGGTCTACGTCGGGGCATCGAGCCGCACGAACTCCGAGGGCATCCGGCAGCTCCGCACCCTGCTCACGCCGCACCGGTACACCGTGGTCGCGGTGCCCATCTCGAAGGCGTTGCACCTGAAGAGCGCAGCCACGGCGTTGCCCGACGGCACGATCATCGGCGACCCGGCCCTGCTCGACGGCACGACGTTGTTCCCGCGCTTCCTACCCGTACCCGAGCCCGAGGGCGTCGCCGTCGTCGAGTTGTCGCGTGAGTCGCTGCTCATGTCGTCGTCGGCGCCGCAGACGGCTGCGATGGTCGCGGGCCTCGGCTACCGGGTCGTGACCGTCGACATCGGCGAGTTCGAGAAGCTCGAGGGCTGCGTCACGTGCCTGTCGGTGCGGGTGCGCTGAGCGAGACCGCCCGGCCGTCGTGCAGTTCGAGCACTCGATCGGCGCGGCCGACCAGTGCCGGGTCGTGCGTCGTGATGACGGCGGCGACGCCCCGAGCGTGCACGAGCTCGCCGATGAGGTCCATGACGGTCGCGGCGGTGCCGCTGTCGAGCTGACCGGTGGGCTCGTCGGCGAGCAGCAGCTGTGGTCGCACCGCGAGTGCTCGGGCGATGCCGACGCGCTGCTGCTGGCCGCCTGAGAGCTCGTAGGGGCGCTGGGCCGCGTGATCCGCGAGACCGACGAGGTCGAGCGACTCGGCGACCCGGGCGTTGCGTTCGGCGGGGTCCATGCGTTGAAGGCGGAGCGGCACCTCGACGTTCTCGGCCGCCGAGAGCACCGGGATCAGGCCGAACGACTGGAAGATGTAGCCCAGTCGGTCGCGACGCACGGCGGCGAGCTCGTCTTCGCCGAGCGTCGAGAGTTCGTCGTCACCGAGGTGAACCCGCCCCGACGTCGGCCGGTCGAGGCCGCCGAGCAGATTCAGCAGCGTCGTCTTGCCCGCGCCCGACGGCCCGGTCACGACGAGCAGCTCTCCGGGCCGCACTTCGAGCGAGACCTCGGTCACGGCGCGCACCGGGCCGGCCTTCGACTCGAAGACCCGGCTGATCGATTCGGCGCGAAGCGTCGTCATCGCTCCTCCTTCGGTTCGTGGCCGGCGGGGTTGCCTGAGGCACCCGCACGGCCCTCGGCCGCGCGCTCTTCGGCACGGCGGGCGCGCCGGGTCGGCGGTGTCGGCGGTGCGGGCGGTTCGGGCGCCGGCGCGGGCGAGTGCGAAGCCGGTGCCTCCGATGCCGGTGACCGTTCCGCAACGCGCGGCACCGCGGCATCCGCTCGCCCGTCGTCGCCGGGCCACACGCCGACGTGATCGGCTTCGAGTGCCAGGCGCACGCGGTCTCGCAGCTCGAGGTTCTGCATGAAGTCGTGGGGAAGCTGCAGCCGGCCGACCCGGTCGAGCACCGCGAACTCCTCGGCGACATGCTGCTCCTCGCCGTGCTCGTCGACACGCGTCGAGCGCAGTACTTCGGTCGAGGTGCGCCCGTCGCGGATCTGCACGGTGCGCCGCACATGATCGGAGACGGTCGGGTCGTGGGTGACGATGAGCGTGGTGACCCCGAGCTCCTCGTTGACGCCGCGCATCGCTTCGAGCACCGCGGCCGACGTCGACTCGTCGAGCTCGCCGGTCGGCTCGTCGGCGAGCAGCACCTGCGGGGCGTTCGCGAGCGCGACGGCGACCGCGACACGCTGTTGCTGCCCGCCCGAGAGTTCGCCGGGCCGGCGGTCGCGCATCTCGCCGACGTCGAGCAGTTCGAGCAGCTCGTCGACCCGGTTCGCGCGGGCGGCTCCGCGGAGCGTACCCGCGACGTTCATCGCGAGGGCGATGTTCTCGGCGGCGGTGAGGTAGGGCAGGAGGTTGCGCGAGGTCTGCTGCCAGACGAAGCCCACCGTGTGCCGTTGGTAGGTCACCCGTTCGCGACCGCCCATCGAGAGCAGGTCGTGCCCCGCGACGTTCGCGACACCGGCCGTGGCGGTGTCGAGACCCGAGAGGATCGTCAGGAGCGTCGACTTGCCCGAACCGGAGGCGCCGACGACGGCGACCATCTCGCCCGGGTCGACCCGGAGGTTCAGCCCCTGGAGCGCTTGCACCTCGACACCGTCGGCGCTGAAGATCCGTACGAGGTCGGTGCACAAGATGTGCGGCTGCGTCGATGCCGACGCCGGAGTCTCGATCGGGGTCACGGAGTCATCCTTCCTCTTCCTTGCGCATCGCGCGAGCCGCGTTGACGCTGCCGTCGATGCGCGATGCCGCAGCCGCCGCGACGACGGTCACGAGCACGCTGGCCGCGAGCACCGCGGTGATGAGCCACGGGTCGAGCGTCACGGCGGGTTGGGCATCGCCGTCGGTGAAGGCCCGCAGGTCGATTCCGGTGAGCACGACGAACGGCAGCGCGATGCCGAGCACCGCTCCCGCCGCGAGCGCGATGAGCGCGACCGGGCCGATCTCCAACACGACGAGCGCGCGTTCACCGCGACGGCCGAGGCCGAGCGTCGAGAGCAGCGGCAGCAGCCGGTCGCGGGCGGGGCGGCCGA encodes:
- the ddaH gene encoding dimethylargininase; its protein translation is MTTPAMPPTAPARFRPAITPGRRVAAVLASAAAVAFAAMLVSLLAFFIGSGQSPQVLGQVFGHFALAAFVVWMLLSVANAVGATRAWFLTLITGFASGCLAALLATSVTASAAGNTFSGAIVLFVIGSLVSLNLIFILAVIVGEMLLAPVVFRRILDYAPAATDRRMALVRIPASNLDEAVLTHRDRKPTDQALADKQWDNYCAALVAEGWETIEVDAAPDLADSVFVEDMVVLFGDLAVLASPGAESRRPEIEAIERAVRAVPGLTVTRIQLPGTLDGGDVLKVGSTVYVGASSRTNSEGIRQLRTLLTPHRYTVVAVPISKALHLKSAATALPDGTIIGDPALLDGTTLFPRFLPVPEPEGVAVVELSRESLLMSSSAPQTAAMVAGLGYRVVTVDIGEFEKLEGCVTCLSVRVR
- a CDS encoding ABC transporter ATP-binding protein, yielding MTTLRAESISRVFESKAGPVRAVTEVSLEVRPGELLVVTGPSGAGKTTLLNLLGGLDRPTSGRVHLGDDELSTLGEDELAAVRRDRLGYIFQSFGLIPVLSAAENVEVPLRLQRMDPAERNARVAESLDLVGLADHAAQRPYELSGGQQQRVGIARALAVRPQLLLADEPTGQLDSGTAATVMDLIGELVHARGVAAVITTHDPALVGRADRVLELHDGRAVSLSAPAPTGT
- a CDS encoding ABC transporter ATP-binding protein, coding for MLCTDLVRIFSADGVEVQALQGLNLRVDPGEMVAVVGASGSGKSTLLTILSGLDTATAGVANVAGHDLLSMGGRERVTYQRHTVGFVWQQTSRNLLPYLTAAENIALAMNVAGTLRGAARANRVDELLELLDVGEMRDRRPGELSGGQQQRVAVAVALANAPQVLLADEPTGELDESTSAAVLEAMRGVNEELGVTTLIVTHDPTVSDHVRRTVQIRDGRTSTEVLRSTRVDEHGEEQHVAEEFAVLDRVGRLQLPHDFMQNLELRDRVRLALEADHVGVWPGDDGRADAAVPRVAERSPASEAPASHSPAPAPEPPAPPTPPTRRARRAEERAAEGRAGASGNPAGHEPKEER